The Cherax quadricarinatus isolate ZL_2023a chromosome 48, ASM3850222v1, whole genome shotgun sequence genome includes a region encoding these proteins:
- the LOC138854056 gene encoding uncharacterized protein — translation MCPGNGFPLPYDVRADLKYDPTVAGYTCSSHPWINAQHQLGKTNCRMVLMYNKDFSGYDIPMAQGWGWGPYNMMLDQCRTYPCVAALCHGTGTCYLKNASHLTIPVSLNNQPDTYYWYTVCN, via the exons ATGTGTCCTGGGAATGGCTTCCCGCTGCCCTACGACGTGCGCGCCGACCTGAAGTACGATCCCACAGTGGCAGGATATACCTGCTCCAGCCACCCATGGATCAATGCCCAGCACCAACTGGGCAAAACAA ACTGTCGCATGGTCCTCATGTACAATAAAGACTTCTCTGGCTACGACATACCCATGGCCCAAGGCTGGGGATGGGGCCCTTACAACATGATGTTGGACCAGTGCCGAACATACCCCTGCGTGGCAGCACTGTGCCACGGAACAG GTACGTGCTACCTAAAGAATGCTTCTCATCTGACTATACCTGTAAGCCTAAACAACCAACCCGACACATACTACTGGTATACGGTCTGCAACTAA